One Numida meleagris isolate 19003 breed g44 Domestic line chromosome 6, NumMel1.0, whole genome shotgun sequence genomic region harbors:
- the SLC25A22 gene encoding mitochondrial glutamate carrier 1 isoform X2 → MYRGAAVNLTLVTPEKAIKLAANDFFRHHLSKDGKKLTLLREMLAGCGAGTCQVIVTTPMEMLKIQLQDAGRIAAQKKLMAAQAQLSSSSAAGAAEPVVETRTTATQITRELLRSKGIAGLYKGLGATLLRDVPFSIVYFPLFANLNKLGQKDPSVKAPFYVSFLSGCVAGSTAAVAVNPCDVIKTRLQSLQRGVNEDTYSGILDCTKKIWQKEGPMAFLKGAYCRALVIAPLFGIAQVVYFIGIAEFLLDILPKHRA, encoded by the exons GCGCTGCAGTGAACCTGACTCTAGTGACACCAGAGAAGGCTATCAAACTGGCAGCCAATGACTTCTTCCGGCATCACCTCTCCAAAGATGG GAAGAAGCTGACGCTGCTGAGGGAGATGCTGGCAGGCTGCGGTGCGGGTACCTGCCAGGTGATTGTCACCACTCCCATGGAGATGCTCAAAATCCAGCTGCAGGACGCGGGACGGATTG CGGCACAGAAGAAGCTGATGGCAGCACAGGCCcagctctcctcttcctccgCGGCGGGGGCGGCGGAGCCGGTGGTGGAAACACGCACCACAGCAACGCAGATAACCAGGGAGCTGCTGCGCAGCAAAGGCATCGCGGGACTCTACAAGGGCCTGGGAGCCACGCTGCTGAG GGATGTTCCATTCTCCATCGTTTACTTCCCGCTGTTCGCAAACCTGAACAAGCTGGGCCAGAAGGACCCCAGTGTTAAGGCCCCCTTCTACGTGTCCTTTCTCTCTGGATGTGTGGCTGGCAGTACGGCTGCAGTGGCTGTCAATCCTTGCGATG TGATCAAAACGCGGCTGCAGTCCTTGCAGAGGGGAGTCAACGAAGACACGTACTCAGGAATCCTGGACTGCACCAA GAAGATCTGGCAGAAGGAAGGACCCATGGCCTTCCTGAAAGGGGCGTACTGCCGAGCCCTGGTCATCGCTCCTCTCTTCGGCATCGCACAAGTTGTCTACTTCATTGGCATTGCGGAGTTCCTCCTGGACATACTCCCGAAGCACCGGGCCTAG
- the IRF7 gene encoding interferon regulatory factor 7 isoform X2, with the protein MAALHSEGDTQKLRFGPWLLDAVSSGLYQGLCWINPARRVFRIPWKHNARKDVTSSDVEIFKAWAKASGRYEESSEDPAKWKTNFRCALRSTHMFMLLEDRSKCNDDPHKVYAVDPAVPSDRGFGGPVMDTQLQQPQLLLNHHDVASETTPTDSADGAAAPALTQEDLDILQSVLQHCNISALAPQPAPWANGGDALPGDALLLPGPGSCHPVPPFQEWGHLEDQATCSLPEPLLLGDQPLPGGGCGQNGAGNFAAREECVIPAPSLSNELLFQPANPAPPPPAGDTGELPLILDITIYYRGKTVHQELVGDSPCVLAYQPLDPAVAEQRLVLFPSPADLADPRQRHYTEDLLGVVGLRLEQRAGQLLATRLKKCKVFWALSQQLEGGEPPTNLLQREKETTIFDFNVFCTELRDFRDRRRERSPDFTIFLCFGQSFSSRRPKESKLILVKLVPKFCEYWYEQVQREGASSLNSGNVSLQLSDSFNLFELIEQYHMQTD; encoded by the exons ATGGCAGCGCTGCATAGTGAGGG GGACACCCAGAAGCTGCGCTTTGGGCCCTGGCTGCTGGATGCCGTCAGCAGTGGGCTGTACCAGGGCCTCTGCTGGATCAACCCGGCCCGCCGTGTCTTCCGCATCCCCTGGAAGCACAATGCCAGGAAGGACGTCACCAGCAGCGATGTCGAGATCTTCAAG GCCTGGGCGAAGGCCAGCGGAAGGTACGAGGAGAGCTCTGAGGATCCAGCCAAATGGAAGACCAACTTCCGCTGCGCCCTGAGGAGCACCCACATGTTCATGCTGCTGGAGGACCGCTCCAAGTGCAACGATGACCCACACAAGGTCTATGCAGTTGATCCAG CCGTCCCCAGTGACAGAGGTTTTGGGGGCCCTGTGATGGacacccagctgcagcagccgcAG ctgttGCTCAACCACCATGATGTGGCCTCAGAAACCACCCCCACAG aCAGTGCAGATGGTGCTGCTGCACCAGCCCTGACGCAGGAGGATTTGGACATCCTGCAGTCAGTACTGCAGCACTGCAACATCTCTGCCCTTGCCCCCCAGCCTGCCCCCTGGGCAAATGGAG GGGATGCCTTGCCCGGGGatgctctgctccttcctggcCCAGGCAGCTGCCACCCTGTGCCACCGTTCCAAGAGTGGGGGCACCTGGAAGATCAGGCCACCTGCAGCCTCCCAGagcccctgctgctgggggacCAGCCCCTTCCAggtgggggctgcgggcagAATGGGGCCGGGAACTTCGCTGCAAGGGAGGAATGTGTCATCCCTGCGCCATCCCTGAGTAATGAGCTGCTCTTCCAGCCTGCCAACCCTGCACCTCCACCCCCAGCAGGCGACACAG GAGAGCTGCCCCTCATCCTGGATATCACCATCTACTACCGAGGAAAGACAGTCCACCAGGAACTGGTGGGCGACAGCCCGTGCGTGCTGGCCTACCAGCCCCTGGACCCGGCGGTGGCCGAGCAGCGGCTGGTGCTTTTCCCTAGCCCTGCGGACCTGGCCGACCCTAGGCAGCGGCACTACACTGAGGACCTGCTGGGGGTGGTGGGGCTGCGGCTGGAGCAGCGGGCTGGCCAGCTCCTGGCCACTCGCCTGAAGAAGTGCAAGGTCTTCTGGGCCTTGTCACAGCAGCTTGAGGGTGGGGAACCCCCTACCAATCTGCTCCAGCGGGAGAAGGAGACCACCATCTTTGACTTCAATGTGTTTTGCACAG AGCTCCGGGACTTCCGCGACAGGCGCAGGGAGCGCTCCCCCGATTTCAccatcttcctctgctttggGCAGAGCTTCTCCAGCAGGAGGCCCAAGGAGTCCAAGCTCATCCTGGTGAAG CTGGTGCCCAAATTCTGCGAGTACTGGTACGAGCAGGTGCAGCGGGAAGGAGCCTCCTCCCTCAACAGTGGCAATGtcagcctgcagctctctgaCTCCTTCAACCTCTTTGAGCTCATCGAGCAGTACCACATGCAGACAGACTAA
- the IRF7 gene encoding interferon regulatory factor 7 isoform X1: MAGCLLGIRGARELTVPPRRDTQKLRFGPWLLDAVSSGLYQGLCWINPARRVFRIPWKHNARKDVTSSDVEIFKAWAKASGRYEESSEDPAKWKTNFRCALRSTHMFMLLEDRSKCNDDPHKVYAVDPAVPSDRGFGGPVMDTQLQQPQLLLNHHDVASETTPTDSADGAAAPALTQEDLDILQSVLQHCNISALAPQPAPWANGGDALPGDALLLPGPGSCHPVPPFQEWGHLEDQATCSLPEPLLLGDQPLPGGGCGQNGAGNFAAREECVIPAPSLSNELLFQPANPAPPPPAGDTGELPLILDITIYYRGKTVHQELVGDSPCVLAYQPLDPAVAEQRLVLFPSPADLADPRQRHYTEDLLGVVGLRLEQRAGQLLATRLKKCKVFWALSQQLEGGEPPTNLLQREKETTIFDFNVFCTELRDFRDRRRERSPDFTIFLCFGQSFSSRRPKESKLILVKLVPKFCEYWYEQVQREGASSLNSGNVSLQLSDSFNLFELIEQYHMQTD, translated from the exons ATGGCTGGGTGCTTGCTGGGTATCCGTGGAGCCCGGGAGCTGACCGTACCGCCCCGCAGGGACACCCAGAAGCTGCGCTTTGGGCCCTGGCTGCTGGATGCCGTCAGCAGTGGGCTGTACCAGGGCCTCTGCTGGATCAACCCGGCCCGCCGTGTCTTCCGCATCCCCTGGAAGCACAATGCCAGGAAGGACGTCACCAGCAGCGATGTCGAGATCTTCAAG GCCTGGGCGAAGGCCAGCGGAAGGTACGAGGAGAGCTCTGAGGATCCAGCCAAATGGAAGACCAACTTCCGCTGCGCCCTGAGGAGCACCCACATGTTCATGCTGCTGGAGGACCGCTCCAAGTGCAACGATGACCCACACAAGGTCTATGCAGTTGATCCAG CCGTCCCCAGTGACAGAGGTTTTGGGGGCCCTGTGATGGacacccagctgcagcagccgcAG ctgttGCTCAACCACCATGATGTGGCCTCAGAAACCACCCCCACAG aCAGTGCAGATGGTGCTGCTGCACCAGCCCTGACGCAGGAGGATTTGGACATCCTGCAGTCAGTACTGCAGCACTGCAACATCTCTGCCCTTGCCCCCCAGCCTGCCCCCTGGGCAAATGGAG GGGATGCCTTGCCCGGGGatgctctgctccttcctggcCCAGGCAGCTGCCACCCTGTGCCACCGTTCCAAGAGTGGGGGCACCTGGAAGATCAGGCCACCTGCAGCCTCCCAGagcccctgctgctgggggacCAGCCCCTTCCAggtgggggctgcgggcagAATGGGGCCGGGAACTTCGCTGCAAGGGAGGAATGTGTCATCCCTGCGCCATCCCTGAGTAATGAGCTGCTCTTCCAGCCTGCCAACCCTGCACCTCCACCCCCAGCAGGCGACACAG GAGAGCTGCCCCTCATCCTGGATATCACCATCTACTACCGAGGAAAGACAGTCCACCAGGAACTGGTGGGCGACAGCCCGTGCGTGCTGGCCTACCAGCCCCTGGACCCGGCGGTGGCCGAGCAGCGGCTGGTGCTTTTCCCTAGCCCTGCGGACCTGGCCGACCCTAGGCAGCGGCACTACACTGAGGACCTGCTGGGGGTGGTGGGGCTGCGGCTGGAGCAGCGGGCTGGCCAGCTCCTGGCCACTCGCCTGAAGAAGTGCAAGGTCTTCTGGGCCTTGTCACAGCAGCTTGAGGGTGGGGAACCCCCTACCAATCTGCTCCAGCGGGAGAAGGAGACCACCATCTTTGACTTCAATGTGTTTTGCACAG AGCTCCGGGACTTCCGCGACAGGCGCAGGGAGCGCTCCCCCGATTTCAccatcttcctctgctttggGCAGAGCTTCTCCAGCAGGAGGCCCAAGGAGTCCAAGCTCATCCTGGTGAAG CTGGTGCCCAAATTCTGCGAGTACTGGTACGAGCAGGTGCAGCGGGAAGGAGCCTCCTCCCTCAACAGTGGCAATGtcagcctgcagctctctgaCTCCTTCAACCTCTTTGAGCTCATCGAGCAGTACCACATGCAGACAGACTAA
- the IRF7 gene encoding interferon regulatory factor 7 isoform X3 gives MAGCLLGIRGARELTVPPRRDTQKLRFGPWLLDAVSSGLYQGLCWINPARRVFRIPWKHNARKDVTSSDVEIFKAWAKASGRYEESSEDPAKWKTNFRCALRSTHMFMLLEDRSKCNDDPHKVYAVDPAVPSDRGFGGPVMDTQLQQPQLLLNHHDVASETTPTGDALPGDALLLPGPGSCHPVPPFQEWGHLEDQATCSLPEPLLLGDQPLPGGGCGQNGAGNFAAREECVIPAPSLSNELLFQPANPAPPPPAGDTGELPLILDITIYYRGKTVHQELVGDSPCVLAYQPLDPAVAEQRLVLFPSPADLADPRQRHYTEDLLGVVGLRLEQRAGQLLATRLKKCKVFWALSQQLEGGEPPTNLLQREKETTIFDFNVFCTELRDFRDRRRERSPDFTIFLCFGQSFSSRRPKESKLILVKLVPKFCEYWYEQVQREGASSLNSGNVSLQLSDSFNLFELIEQYHMQTD, from the exons ATGGCTGGGTGCTTGCTGGGTATCCGTGGAGCCCGGGAGCTGACCGTACCGCCCCGCAGGGACACCCAGAAGCTGCGCTTTGGGCCCTGGCTGCTGGATGCCGTCAGCAGTGGGCTGTACCAGGGCCTCTGCTGGATCAACCCGGCCCGCCGTGTCTTCCGCATCCCCTGGAAGCACAATGCCAGGAAGGACGTCACCAGCAGCGATGTCGAGATCTTCAAG GCCTGGGCGAAGGCCAGCGGAAGGTACGAGGAGAGCTCTGAGGATCCAGCCAAATGGAAGACCAACTTCCGCTGCGCCCTGAGGAGCACCCACATGTTCATGCTGCTGGAGGACCGCTCCAAGTGCAACGATGACCCACACAAGGTCTATGCAGTTGATCCAG CCGTCCCCAGTGACAGAGGTTTTGGGGGCCCTGTGATGGacacccagctgcagcagccgcAG ctgttGCTCAACCACCATGATGTGGCCTCAGAAACCACCCCCACAG GGGATGCCTTGCCCGGGGatgctctgctccttcctggcCCAGGCAGCTGCCACCCTGTGCCACCGTTCCAAGAGTGGGGGCACCTGGAAGATCAGGCCACCTGCAGCCTCCCAGagcccctgctgctgggggacCAGCCCCTTCCAggtgggggctgcgggcagAATGGGGCCGGGAACTTCGCTGCAAGGGAGGAATGTGTCATCCCTGCGCCATCCCTGAGTAATGAGCTGCTCTTCCAGCCTGCCAACCCTGCACCTCCACCCCCAGCAGGCGACACAG GAGAGCTGCCCCTCATCCTGGATATCACCATCTACTACCGAGGAAAGACAGTCCACCAGGAACTGGTGGGCGACAGCCCGTGCGTGCTGGCCTACCAGCCCCTGGACCCGGCGGTGGCCGAGCAGCGGCTGGTGCTTTTCCCTAGCCCTGCGGACCTGGCCGACCCTAGGCAGCGGCACTACACTGAGGACCTGCTGGGGGTGGTGGGGCTGCGGCTGGAGCAGCGGGCTGGCCAGCTCCTGGCCACTCGCCTGAAGAAGTGCAAGGTCTTCTGGGCCTTGTCACAGCAGCTTGAGGGTGGGGAACCCCCTACCAATCTGCTCCAGCGGGAGAAGGAGACCACCATCTTTGACTTCAATGTGTTTTGCACAG AGCTCCGGGACTTCCGCGACAGGCGCAGGGAGCGCTCCCCCGATTTCAccatcttcctctgctttggGCAGAGCTTCTCCAGCAGGAGGCCCAAGGAGTCCAAGCTCATCCTGGTGAAG CTGGTGCCCAAATTCTGCGAGTACTGGTACGAGCAGGTGCAGCGGGAAGGAGCCTCCTCCCTCAACAGTGGCAATGtcagcctgcagctctctgaCTCCTTCAACCTCTTTGAGCTCATCGAGCAGTACCACATGCAGACAGACTAA
- the IRF7 gene encoding interferon regulatory factor 7 isoform X4, producing the protein MFMLLEDRSKCNDDPHKVYAVDPAVPSDRGFGGPVMDTQLQQPQLLLNHHDVASETTPTDSADGAAAPALTQEDLDILQSVLQHCNISALAPQPAPWANGGDALPGDALLLPGPGSCHPVPPFQEWGHLEDQATCSLPEPLLLGDQPLPGGGCGQNGAGNFAAREECVIPAPSLSNELLFQPANPAPPPPAGDTGELPLILDITIYYRGKTVHQELVGDSPCVLAYQPLDPAVAEQRLVLFPSPADLADPRQRHYTEDLLGVVGLRLEQRAGQLLATRLKKCKVFWALSQQLEGGEPPTNLLQREKETTIFDFNVFCTELRDFRDRRRERSPDFTIFLCFGQSFSSRRPKESKLILVKLVPKFCEYWYEQVQREGASSLNSGNVSLQLSDSFNLFELIEQYHMQTD; encoded by the exons ATGTTCATGCTGCTGGAGGACCGCTCCAAGTGCAACGATGACCCACACAAGGTCTATGCAGTTGATCCAG CCGTCCCCAGTGACAGAGGTTTTGGGGGCCCTGTGATGGacacccagctgcagcagccgcAG ctgttGCTCAACCACCATGATGTGGCCTCAGAAACCACCCCCACAG aCAGTGCAGATGGTGCTGCTGCACCAGCCCTGACGCAGGAGGATTTGGACATCCTGCAGTCAGTACTGCAGCACTGCAACATCTCTGCCCTTGCCCCCCAGCCTGCCCCCTGGGCAAATGGAG GGGATGCCTTGCCCGGGGatgctctgctccttcctggcCCAGGCAGCTGCCACCCTGTGCCACCGTTCCAAGAGTGGGGGCACCTGGAAGATCAGGCCACCTGCAGCCTCCCAGagcccctgctgctgggggacCAGCCCCTTCCAggtgggggctgcgggcagAATGGGGCCGGGAACTTCGCTGCAAGGGAGGAATGTGTCATCCCTGCGCCATCCCTGAGTAATGAGCTGCTCTTCCAGCCTGCCAACCCTGCACCTCCACCCCCAGCAGGCGACACAG GAGAGCTGCCCCTCATCCTGGATATCACCATCTACTACCGAGGAAAGACAGTCCACCAGGAACTGGTGGGCGACAGCCCGTGCGTGCTGGCCTACCAGCCCCTGGACCCGGCGGTGGCCGAGCAGCGGCTGGTGCTTTTCCCTAGCCCTGCGGACCTGGCCGACCCTAGGCAGCGGCACTACACTGAGGACCTGCTGGGGGTGGTGGGGCTGCGGCTGGAGCAGCGGGCTGGCCAGCTCCTGGCCACTCGCCTGAAGAAGTGCAAGGTCTTCTGGGCCTTGTCACAGCAGCTTGAGGGTGGGGAACCCCCTACCAATCTGCTCCAGCGGGAGAAGGAGACCACCATCTTTGACTTCAATGTGTTTTGCACAG AGCTCCGGGACTTCCGCGACAGGCGCAGGGAGCGCTCCCCCGATTTCAccatcttcctctgctttggGCAGAGCTTCTCCAGCAGGAGGCCCAAGGAGTCCAAGCTCATCCTGGTGAAG CTGGTGCCCAAATTCTGCGAGTACTGGTACGAGCAGGTGCAGCGGGAAGGAGCCTCCTCCCTCAACAGTGGCAATGtcagcctgcagctctctgaCTCCTTCAACCTCTTTGAGCTCATCGAGCAGTACCACATGCAGACAGACTAA